Proteins encoded by one window of Salvia splendens isolate huo1 chromosome 7, SspV2, whole genome shotgun sequence:
- the LOC121811189 gene encoding beta-glucosidase BoGH3B-like — translation MRMSKMRVFLVFLCLWAVVAEAEILKYKDPKQPLNARIKDLMRRMTLEEKIGQMTQIESKVASPDVMKNYFIGSVLSGPGSVPVAKASASDWVNMVNGFQKGAVSTRLGIPMIHGIDAVHGHSNVYKATIFPHNVGLGVTRDPQLIKRIGAATALEVRATGIRYTFAPCIAVCRDPRWGRCFESYSEDHKIVQSMTEIIPGLQGDLPANSRKGIPFVAGKTKIAACAKHFVGDGGTTRGIDENNTVIDSKGLFGIHMPAYYDSIRRGVATVMISYSSWNGIKMHTNKFLITGFLKNRLKFRGFVISDWEGIDRITSPPHANYTYSVQAGVLAGIDMVMVPKNYTEFINTLTLLVKSNVIPMSRIDDAVRRILRVKFVMGLFEDPLADLSLAKHLGSQEHRELAREAVRKSLVLLKNGKDPKKPFLPLLKKSRKILVAGTHADNLGFQCGGWTIEWQGFRGNNITAGTTILAAIKKAVDPSTQVVFSENPGSSFVKGEEFSHAIVVVGELPYADKAGDSTNLTIAEPGPSTIRSVCGSTKCVVVVVSGRPVVMEPYVRRIDALVAAWLPGTEGEGVADVLFGDYGFSGKLARSWFKSVDQLPMNVGDEHYDPLFAFGFGLTTQSRHV, via the exons ATGCG GATGAGCAAAATGAGGGTGTTTTTGGTGTTTCTTTGTTTGTGGGCTGTTGTTGCAGAAGCAGAGATTCTCAAATACAAAGACCCCAAACAGCCTCTGAATGCAAGAATCAAAGACTTGATGAGAAGAATGACTCTTGAAGAGAAGATTGGACAAATGACACAAATTGAAAGCAAAGTAGCCTCCCCTGATGTGATGAAGAACTATTTCATAG GGAGTGTGTTGAGTGGCCCAGGGAGTGTTCCTGTGGCTAAGGCCTCTGCTTCAGATTGGGTGAATATGGTGAATGGTTTTCAAAAGGGGGCTGTTTCGACCCGGCTTGGGATACCGATGATTCATGGGATCGATGCTGTTCATGGCCACAGCAATGTGTATAAAGCCACCATTTTCCCTCACAATGTTGGCCTTGGTGTCACCAG GGATCCACAACTGATAAAGAGGATTGGAGCTGCTACTGCACTAGAAGTTAGGGCCACGGGAATTCGATACACCTTCGCACCTTGCATAGCT GTCTGCCGGGATCCAAGATGGGGACGTTGCTTCGAGAGCTACAGCGAGGATCACAAGATTGTTCAGTCCATGACTGAGATCATCCCCGGTTTACAAGGCGATCTCCCAGCTAACTCCAGGAAGGGCATTCCATTTGTTGCTGGAAA GACGAAAATTGCGGCTTGTGCAAAGCATTTTGTGGGAGATGGTGGCACGACGAGGGGAATAGACGAGAACAACACTGTCATTGACTCGAAGGGACTGTTTGGCATCCACATGCCGGCCTACTATGATTCCATCAGAAGAGGCGTTGCCACGGTGATGATCTCTTACTCGAGTTGGAATGGCATCAAGATGCATACGAACAAGTTTCTCATCACCGGCTTCCTCAAAAATCGCCTTAAATTTCGG GGCTTTGTTATATCAGATTGGGAGGGCATCGACAGGATCACGAGTCCACCCCACGCGAACTACACTTATTCTGTTCAAGCCGGTGTTCTTGCCGGAATCGACATG GTTATGGTACCTAAGAATTACACAGAGTTTATCAACACTCTAACTTTGCTCGTGAAGAGCAACGTGATTCCCATGAGCAGGATCGATGATGCTGTCCGTAGAATACTAAGGGTGAAGTTCGTAATGGGCCTATTTGAGGATCCCCTAGCTGATCTCTCCCTAGCAAAACACCTCGGAAGCCAG GAACATAGGGAGCTGGCAAGGGAAGCTGTTAGAAAATCACTTGTCCTGCTGAAGAATGGCAAGGACCCGAAAAAGCCATTTCTTCCCCTTCTGAAGAAATCACGAAAAATCCTAGTAGCCGGAACTCATGCTGATAACTTGGGATTCCAATGTGGAGGATGGACTATCGAGTGGCAGGGCTTTCGTGGCAACAACATCACAGCCG GAACCACAATCCTGGCCGCCATTAAGAAGGCAGTAGACCCTTCCACACAGGTGGTGTTCTCCGAGAACCCCGGCTCGAGCTTCGTGAAGGGCGAGGAGTTCTCCCACGCCATCGTCGTAGTGGGAGAGCTGCCCTACGCTGACAAGGCAGGGGACAGCACGAACCTGACCATCGCGGAGCCTGGCCCGAGCACCATCAGGAGCGTGTGCGGATCGACGAAGtgtgtggtggtggtggtgtccGGGCGCCCCGTCGTGATGGAGCCGTACGTGAGGCGGATAGACGCGCTGGTGGCGGCGTGGCTGCCCGGGACAGAAGGGGAAGGGGTGGCTGATGTGTTGTTTGGGGATTATGGATTCAGTGGGAAGCTTGCAAGGAGTTGGTTCAAATCTGTGGATCAGTTGCCTATGAATGTTGGAGATGAGCATTATGATCCTCTTTTTGCATTTGGATTTGGGCTCACTACTCAATCTAGGCATGTTTGA
- the LOC121810928 gene encoding putative pentatricopeptide repeat-containing protein At1g02420 — protein MNSAVAQRLQRLSLLRSTTRYLCSIPNPQNDDVEKIFRIISESPDPKSLKHSLKNSQIPLSNDLIDRVLKRVRFSHSSPLSALELYKLTSRINGFLHTAYSFDTMLYILGRARKFEEIWELLLETKRKNQSLITPRTVQVVLARIAKVCSVRQTVESFKKFRKLVFKFDVSCYNALFRTLSQEKSMSDARNVYHSLKHEFRPNLYTFNILLAGWRSCDEAEAFFAEMRGMGVEPDLVSYNCLVDVFCKGREMGKAYELIGRMRDEGIDLDVITYTSLIGGLGLVGQPDKARDVLKEMREYGCYPDVAAYNAVIRNFCIAKRVGDAYGLMEEMAGEGLSPNATTFNVVLRSLYWANDMRGSWGLYLRMKGMGCLPSTQSCMFLIRLMRRQENVGLALELWGDMVEKGFGSYILVSDVLFDLLCDAGKLEEAERCFLQMLEKGQKPSQVSFRRIKVLMELAKRDDALASLSEKMSAFGPVIQKRRSDVDELDRPVSGTMI, from the coding sequence ATGAACAGTGCCGTGGCGCAGAGACTTCAACGCCTCTCTCTCTTGCGATCAACAACAAGGTACTTGTGTTCAATCCCTAACCCCCAAAACGACGACGTTGAGAAAATCTTTCGCATAATCTCCGAATCCCCAGACCCAAAATCTCTGAAACACTCCCTCAAAAATTCCCAAATCCCCCTCTCCAATGACCTAATCGACCGAGTTCTCAAAAGGGTCCGCTTCTCCCACTCCAGTCCGCTCTCCGCCCTGGAGCTCTACAAATTGACTTCGAGAATCAATGGATTTCTCCACACCGCTTATTCCTTTGATACCATGCTTTATATTCTCGGCAGAGCTCGGAAATTCGAGGAAATTTGGGAACTTTTGCTCGAAACCAAGCGAAAAAATCAATCTTTGATAACCCCAAGAACTGTGCAGGTTGTTTTAGCTAGGATTGCTAAGGTTTGCTCGGTTAGGCAGACGGTTGAGTCGTTTAAGAAGTTTAGGAAGCTTGTCTTCAAATTTGATGTGAGTTGTTACAATGCATTGTTTAGGACTTTGTCTCAGGAGAAGAGCATGAGTGATGCTAGGAATGTTTATCATTCATTGAAGCATGAATTTAGGCCTAATTTGTACACCTTTAACATCTTGTTGGCTGGTTGGAGATCTTGCGATGAGGCGGAGGCGTTCTTTGCTGAGATGAGGGGTATGGGAGTGGAGCCGGATTTGGTGTCGTATAACTGCCTTGTGGATGTGTTTTGTAAGGGGAGGGAGATGGGGAAGGCGTATGAGTTGATTGGGAGGATGAGGGATGAGGGGATTGATTTGGATGTGATCACGTACACGTCTTTGATCGGGGGGCTGGGGTTGGTTGGGCAGCCAGATAAGGCGAGGGATGTGTTGAAGGAGATGAGAGAGTATGGTTGCTACCCTGACGTTGCAGCTTATAACGCGGTGATAAGGAACTTCTGCATAGCGAAGAGGGTAGGGGACGCGTATGGTTTGATGGAGGAGATGGCGGGGGAGGGCTTGAGCCCCAATGCCACGACTTTTAATGTGGTGTTGAGGTCGCTGTATTGGGCGAATGACATGAGAGGCTCGTGGGGGTTGTATCTGAGGATGAAGGGGATGGGGTGCTTGCCTAGCACGCAGTCGTGTATGTTCTTGATCAGGTTGATGAGGAGGCAGGAGAATGTGGGGCTAGCACTTGAGCTGTGGGGTGACATGGTTGAGAAGGGGTTCGGGTCCTACATTTTGGTGTCGGACGTGTTGTTTGATTTGCTCTGTGACGCGGGAAAACTGGAGGAGGCGGAGAGGTGCTTCTTGCAGATGTTGGAGAAGGGGCAGAAGCCTAGCCAGGTTTCGTTTAGGAGGATCAAGGTGCTCATGGAGTTGGCTAAAAGGGATGATGCTCTTGCTAGTCTTTCGGAGAAGATGTCCGCGTTTGGACCTGTGATACAGAAGCGGAGGAGTGATGTGGACGAGCTAGATAGGCCCGTCTCTGGCACTATGATCTGA